The Bacillus sp. Bos-x628 genome segment GGGGATCGTTCAGAGCGTATCCGTACATACAACTTCCCGCAAAACCGTGTAACAGACCACCGAATTGGATTGACGATTCAGAAGCTTGATCAAATACTTGAGGGTAAACTTGATGAGGTCATTGATGCATTAATTGTTGAAGATCAATCAAGAAAGCTTCAAAATGAAAAATAATTATCAACGAACGATTTTTGAAGCCCTTAAATGGGCTTCTTCTTTGTTAACAGAAGCCGGCAGAGACCAAAATGCATCTGAAATCCTTCTCATGCATATACTCGGATTGAGTAGAAGTGAGCTCCTCGCACGGTTTCATGATCCGCTACCAGAGGAACAGGATCGTCTGTTCAGTGACTTTGTCAAACAGCACGAACTTGGGGTGCCTGTTCAACATTTAATTGGCTTTGAATACTTTTATGGTCGCCCCTTTGAGGTAAACAAGCATGTCCTCATTCCTCGTCCTGAAACGGAAGAAGTCGTTCTCTGTGCACTGAATATGCTGAATGATGTATTTCCGCATGATCAGCAGTTGTCAGTTGTTGATGTTGGCACAGGAAGCGGTGCCATTGCAATTACTTTAGCGCTTGAAAATAAGCTTCTAACTGTGACAGCGACGGATATCTCACTTGATGCGCTTGAGGTAGCGAAACGAAACCAGCAAGCACTTGGTGCTGACGTTCACTTTTTACACGGGGACTTACTTGAACCTGTGATTGCTCAAGGAATAAAGGTGGATTTGTTCATTTCCAATCCGCCCTATATTGCAGTAGAAGAAATGGGCAACCTGTCTGATGTTGTGACAAAGCATGAACCAGAGAATGCACTGACTGATGGGCGTGACGGGCTGTGGTTTTACCAGCGTCTGACCCGAGATCTCCACAAAGTATTAAACAAGCAAGCTGTTGTCGTATTTGAAATTGGACACACGCAAGCACAAGATGTACAAGCGCTTCTCGTCCAAGCATTCCCTTCTGCAGATGTGAGCATCGTACAAGATATCAACGGAAAGGATCGAATTGTTTGCGCACACATTCAAATGGAAAGTCCGGCTAAATAAAGTCGGACTATTTTATTATGTAAAAATGAAACTAATGGTAAAAGAGATACGTATATATAAAAGAGTGAACATTCTGATCATGATTTTTTACATAAATTTCTATTGAAGGAGCGAATGGTGTGAATAGAAGGTATACGATGGTGTTGGTCATCGTCAGTGTACTATTGATTGTGAGTGCTTGCGGTAAACCGAGCTTTAAAAAAGAGGCGGCAGCATTTGGGGAAAACTATAAAAAAGCACAATACACAGTGAATCGAACGGATGACCTATCTGAAATGAAAGAGAAGTTGAAGTTTTATTTAACAGAGCATGAATATCAGGAATATACACAAGACAGTATGTTTCCAAGTGTATTAGAAGCAGCCAAGGACCAAGATTGTCAAATTAAGCTGAAAAAAATAACGTTTACATCTTCAGATGAAAGCGATGACAGAATTGAGTTTGACTATAAAATGATGATTCAATTTATCGATCAAAAAGGAAATATCAAAAAGGAAATCGAGAAAAAAGGACAAATGACTGTCATTCAAACGGAATCAGGTTTGAAAATTAGCCGAGATTGGGACGGAAGGCTTTATCCGTCTGACTACCAATCATCCCCCCAAAGTCGTTCATAAAAGGAACGGCTTTTTCATTTATCTCTCATAGTCTATTAAAAAATTCATTTTCTTGTTTATGAAAAGGGATTCCTGGACACAATGTTTATAGCAAAGCGAAAAAGCAGGGGGAATCACATCATGTTAAAAAATAAAATGTTGATCTGTCTTTATATGTTTCTATTATTATGCGGAGCTTTTGCACACCTAGGTCAAGAGGAGACGGCGACAGCATCTGCCAATCAACCAGTCGTGATACCAGATGAAGCCATACGGTTACGTATTTTAGCAAACAGTAATCGTTCGGCTGATCAAGATGTGAAAAGAAGCATTCGAGATGAAGTGAACGCCAACATAACTGAATGGGTCAAAGACCTGACATCGATTGAACAAGCGAGACGTGTCATTCGGTCAAAGCTCCCAGAAATCAATCGAATGGCCAAAGAGAAATTGAAAGAACAAAATATCAATCAATCTGTATCGGTCAGTTTTCAAAAAGCTTCCTTTCCAACGAAACTATATGGAAACTTTGTCTATCCGGCCGGAGAGTATGAAGCGATTTTGATCACCTTGGGAGAAGGGGATGGAGCGAACTGGTGGTGTGTGTTATTCCCGCCTTTATGCTTTTTAGATTTTTCTAATGGAGAAGCCGTTGCTTCTCCAGAAAGTGATCATGAAGGTCAAGCAGTGCAAACAAGTGAGTCCGTCAATGAAGCGGTCAAAGAAGATGAAGGCGAGACTGGTGAAGTGAAATTCTTTCTTCTTGAATGGGTCTCTAGTCTTTTCTCTTGAAAAAGGTATAAATCCGTTTTTGCCTCATAGAGTTGAAGTAAGAGAACAAAAAGAGGTGAAAGCATGTATTATCAATTAAGGATTGCCACAGAAGAAGATGCTCCAGCTATCAATGCTTTTCTGGAAAAGGGACAAGCCAAAGGTGGCGTGACGATCGCGGACCGTACACAATTTGTTGTCATGGAAGATGCAGATCATCAACTTGCGGGCTGTTTAGGCCTTGAACGGCTAAATGAACAAGAAGGGCTACTGCGCTCGCTCGTTATATCAGATAAACTCGGTCAGGGTCATATTGTATCTTTATTTCAAAGTGTGCAAACATTGGGAGAAAAACGAGGTGTGGATACTTTCTATGTAGTGGCGAATCATGCATCCTCTAAAGAATTTTTAGCATTAATGGGCTTCTCACCTTTAAAGAAAATGCCAAAAAGCATTTGGTTATCGGAGCATGCGAAAGAGTCATTGGGGATAGAACAAGCTGTTGTGCTGCAAAAAAGGGCAGTTAGTCACAAAACATAGGACTTATACACATACTTATCCACTGATAAACAAGTGTTGTCCACAATTTGTGGACAACACTTGTTTTATTTAGCGCCATCTTTTATACTTTCAACAGGATAATTGAGATATATCAACAGTTATATCTTTTTTAGAAGGAGTTTGTCTGATGTTAAATACAAAAAGGTGGTCTGTGGATTCAAAGAATGATTTATCCACATACTATCCACAAATTGAACAAGCAGCCCTGCTACTGCAACAAAACGAAGTTGTCGCTTTCCCGACAGAAACTGTTTATGGGCTAGGGGCAAATGCCAAAGAGACAGAGGCAGTCTTGAAAATTTATGAAGCGAAAGGACGTCCGAGTGACAATCCGTTGATTGTGCACATTGCGGAGGTTCAGCAGCTTCATGAATTTGCGCAAATAGCAAACGAGAAAGCGAAAGCACTGATGGACGCTTTTTGGCCAGGGGCTCTAACTATTATTCTTCCTTGTAAGCCAGGTACTTTATCGAAGCATGTCACAGCTGGATTATCCACAGTGGGTGTGAGAATGCCTGATCATCCTGTTGCGCTTGAACTCATTCGAACGGCTGGTCTGCCGATTGCCGCACCGAGTGCCAACCGCTCAGGTAAGCCATCTCCAACTCAAGCGGACCATGTCGCAAGTGACTTGGATGGAAGAATAGCCGGTATTGTCGATGGTGGGTCTACTGGTATAGGTGTTGAGTCGACTGTTGTATCATGCCTAGATGAGATTCCGGTGATTTTAAGACCAGGCGGTATTACAAAAGAGGCTTTGGAAGAAGTGGTAGGAACAGTTAACGTGGACCCAGGGTTAACGAAAAAGGACGAGGTTCCTGTATCACCCGGCATGAAATACACACATTATGCACCTGAGGCACATATGTATATCTTTCATGGAAGTGATGAAGACATGCAGCATCACATTTTTTCCTATCAGACTGCTGGTAAAAAAGTAGGTGTTCTTACAACAGAGGAAAAGAAGCACTTATTTTCAGCAGATGTTGTGTTGAGCTGTGGATGGAGGGAGAAGCCTGAAACCATCGCTGCCAATTTATATCATGTGCTCAGACAATTTGATGAAACAGACATAGACCTCATCATTTCAGAAGCTTTTGCAGAACAAGGAGTTGGTTCAGCCATTATGAACCGCTTGCAAAAAGCGGCAGGAGGGCGTACGCTCTCTTAGTTGTCAAACAGTTCTAACCTTTCTTGGACAAACATAGGTTAAAGGAGAATGCGTGTCCAAGGGGGATTTACATGTACGAAATAGGCGAATTGTTGACTCTCAGTATCATGGCTTTTGCACTTGGCATGGATGCCTTTTCGGTTGGACTTGGCATGGGGATGATTCAACTAAGAGCCCGCCAGATTATTTATATTGGTCTTGTGATTGGTGTATTTCACATGTTTATGCCGCTTTTTGGCATGCTGACAGGTCAGCTTTTATCTGGATGGCTAGGTTTCCTTGCGACCTATATCGGTGGATCGCTGCTTTTAGTACTAGGTTTGCAAATGATCATAGCTTCTATTAGTCATCAGGATGAACCATTTATTGTTCCTGTTGGGGCTGGTCTTGTACTTTTTGCCACCAGTGTCAGCTTAGACAGCTTTTCGGTCGGATTAAGCTTGGGAATTTACGGCTCAAGGGTGTGGATGACCATTTTATTATTTGGTTTTTTTAGTATGATGCTTACATGGATTGGATTATTACTTGGTAAACAGGTTCGTTCATGGGTCGGTTCATACAGCGGGACGCTTGGTGGAATTATTTTAATAACATTTGGTGTCAAATTATTATTTCCGCTATAGCCAACCTTCTTACATAACAATTAGAATGAATTCCATATATAATAGAAGAAAAGGAGGGCAAAACATGAATATCTTATTTGTTTGTACTGGTAATACATGCAGAAGTCCGATGGCCCAAGCCCTTTTTACTTCAATTGCTGACGAAAAACGATTGCAGGTAAAAGTGAAATCAGCGGGCATTTTTGCATCTGATGCTGGAAAAGCTTCTCCCCAAGCGATCGAAGCATTATTTGAGAAAAGTATTCCATTAAATCATTCTTCATCGAGACTGACAGAAGAACTTATTTCAGAAGCGGATTATGTTTTTACAATGACTTCCCAGCATAAACAGTTGATTTTGGAGCAATATGAGGATACAGAAGGGAAGGTATTCACATTAAAGGAATTTGCGACAGGGATAGATGGAGATGTATCCGACCCATTTGGAGGAAGCCTCTCCACTTATCAGGAAACACGTGATGAATTAGAAGACTTGCTGTATCAGTTGGCTGAAAAGTTGGAAAAGGATATAGAACCCTCATAAATGAACAAACTGTTAAACCGTTGCGTTAACAGTTTTTCTGTCTTGTTTGCAATTGAGTAGGCAGAGGTTAAAATATAACTGTGAATATCAATTTAACAGAACACATTTCAGATGAACTCACCATTAGGAGGAATTGCCCGATGAAAGTAGCCATTGCATCCGATCACGGCGGAACGAATATTCGTGAAGAAATCAAACAGTTGATGGACGAATTGAAGATTGAATACATTGACATGGGTTGTGAATGTGGATCAGGTTCAGTAGACTATCCAGATTATGCATTTCCTGTTGCCAATATGGTCGCAAACGGGGAAGTCGATCGTGGAATTTTAATTTGCGGGACAGGTATCGGCATGAGCATTTCGGCAAATAAAGTGAAAGGCATCCGCTGTGCACTAGCACATGATACATTCAGTGCGAAGGCTACAAGAGAACACAATGACACGAATGTTCTTGCGATGGGAGAGCGTGTCATTGGGCCAGGTTTAGCAAGAGAGATCGCACGCATTTGGCTGACGACAGAGTTTGCAGCAGGACGTCATGCGATTCGTATTGGCAAAATCACTGAGTATGAAGAAAAGCACCTATAAGGAGCGCTTGAATATGAACATTGGTCAAGATTGGCTTGAAATGTTAAAAGAATTTCATCAAACAGTCAAATTGCGGGCTGGGCAAATTCTAGTGATTGGTTGCAGTACTTCAGAAGTAGCTGGTGAGCATATCGGGACAGCTGGGAGTGAGCAGATCGCAGAGGTGATCTACAATGAGCTGGATCAACTTAGACAGGAGACGGGCATTGAGCTTGCCTTCCAATGCTGTGAGCACTTGAATCGTGCGCTTGTCATCGAAGAAGAAATGGCCTGCCGGTTGCAATTAGAGATTGTGAAAGCTGTGCCCGTTCGCAAAGCGGGCGGCTCCATGGCTGCGTATGCTTATCAGCAAATGGAGCAACCAGTGTTAGTTGAATCAATTGCAGCGCATGCAGGAATTGATATTGGAGATACATTGATCGGGATGCACTTAAAGCGTGTAGCAGTACCTGTACGTATCAGTCGCCATCAATTAGGACAAGCGCATGTCACTTTTGCAAAAACAAGACCAAAACTGATTGGCGGGGAACGAGCGGTTTATACAACACCGTAACTCGAATATATTTCTAATATAATGTTGAATGATGAAGGCGATCTATCACTCGAATATTCGGTTTTTCATAAAAAAGAAGTCATTTTTCCAAAAAAACTTTTACATTTTACTCAAAAACCGTGTACAATGAGATGGTAAAAACATCGAATGGAAATAGATTGGAGAGGATTTCGCTGATGAAACATTTACCTGAGCAAGACGCACAAGTATTCAAAGCAATTCAACTAGAGCGCAAACGCCAGCAGGACAAAATCGAATTAATTGCATCAGAAAACTTCGTAAGCGAAGCGGTCATGGAAGCGCAGGGCTCGGTCTTAACAAACAAATATGCTGAGGGTTACCCTGGTAAACGCTATTATGGCGGCTGTGAACATGTAGACGTTGTAGAAGATATCGCACGTGAGCGCGCAAAAAAAATTTTTGGCGCTGAGTATGTGAACGTACAGCCTCATTCAGGTGCTCAAGCAAATATGGCTGTATACTTTACGATTCTTGAGCATGGCGATACGGTGCTAGGTATGAACTTGTCACATGGCGGACACTTAACACATGGTAGCCCTGTCAACTTTAGCGGGGTACAGTACAACTTTGTAGACTATGGTGTAGATAAAGAAACGCAGCTTATTGACTATCAAGATGTACTTCAAAAAGCACGTGAACATAAACCGAAACTAATTGTTGCTGGTGCAAGTGCATATCCTCGTCAAATTGATTTCAAAAAGTTCCGTGAGATTGCTGATGAAGTCGGTGCATACTTTATGGTAGACATGGCTCATATTGCGGGTCTTGTAGCAGCAGGTCTTCATCCAAATCCAGTTCCTTACGCAGACTTTGTAACAACCACTACACATAAAACATTGCGCGGCCCTCGCGGAGGAATGATTTTATGCCGTGAAGAGTTTGGTAAAAAGATCGACAAATCCATCTTCCCTGGTATCCAAGGTGGGCCACTGATGCATGTCATCTCTGCAAAAGCTGTTTCTTTCGGTGAAGTATTGAACGAAGATTTCAAACTATATGCACAAAACGTCATTGATAACGCAAAACAACTTGCTGAAACACTTTTATCTGAAGGCATTCAGCTTGTATCTGGTGGAACGGATAACCATCTTGTTCTCATCGACTTGCGCTCTCTTGGCATTACAGGGAAAATTGCAGAAAACGTTCTTGACGAAATCGGCATCACAGTTAATAAAAATGCAATCCCTTATGATCCAGAAAAACCATTCGTCACTAGCGGTGTACGTGTAGGGACGGCTGCAGTGACAAGCCGCGGCTTCGACAAGAAAGCGATGAAGGAAGTCGGTTCAATTATTGCGCTTGCTCTAAAACACCATGAAGATGAAGCGAAATTAGAAGAGGCGAAAAAGCGTGTGTCAGATTTGACAGATCGTTTCCCTCTATATAAAGGATTAGATTATTAAAAACAGACCCATTTGCCTATTTCTGGCATATGGGTTTTTTTTGTAGGATTTGCGAATCATATTGAAAGATGATGTCTTTTTATGTAGAATTGTAGGAAGTGTGCAAAGTTCACCGGAAGATGACAGAAAAGGAGTTGTCGCAAGCAATGGCAAAGGTTTATGTATTTGATCACCCGCTTATTCAGCACAAACTTACATATATTCGTGACGTTCATACAGGAACAAAAGAATTTAGAGAACTAGTGGATGAAGTAGCAACGTTAATGGCATTTGAAATCACGAGAGACTTACCGCTTGAAGAGGTAGAAGTAGAAACACCTGTACAAGTAGCAAAATCAAATATCA includes the following:
- the rpiB gene encoding ribose 5-phosphate isomerase B, with the protein product MKVAIASDHGGTNIREEIKQLMDELKIEYIDMGCECGSGSVDYPDYAFPVANMVANGEVDRGILICGTGIGMSISANKVKGIRCALAHDTFSAKATREHNDTNVLAMGERVIGPGLAREIARIWLTTEFAAGRHAIRIGKITEYEEKHL
- a CDS encoding low molecular weight protein arginine phosphatase encodes the protein MNILFVCTGNTCRSPMAQALFTSIADEKRLQVKVKSAGIFASDAGKASPQAIEALFEKSIPLNHSSSRLTEELISEADYVFTMTSQHKQLILEQYEDTEGKVFTLKEFATGIDGDVSDPFGGSLSTYQETRDELEDLLYQLAEKLEKDIEPS
- a CDS encoding L-threonylcarbamoyladenylate synthase, with the translated sequence MLNTKRWSVDSKNDLSTYYPQIEQAALLLQQNEVVAFPTETVYGLGANAKETEAVLKIYEAKGRPSDNPLIVHIAEVQQLHEFAQIANEKAKALMDAFWPGALTIILPCKPGTLSKHVTAGLSTVGVRMPDHPVALELIRTAGLPIAAPSANRSGKPSPTQADHVASDLDGRIAGIVDGGSTGIGVESTVVSCLDEIPVILRPGGITKEALEEVVGTVNVDPGLTKKDEVPVSPGMKYTHYAPEAHMYIFHGSDEDMQHHIFSYQTAGKKVGVLTTEEKKHLFSADVVLSCGWREKPETIAANLYHVLRQFDETDIDLIISEAFAEQGVGSAIMNRLQKAAGGRTLS
- a CDS encoding TIGR01440 family protein, producing MNIGQDWLEMLKEFHQTVKLRAGQILVIGCSTSEVAGEHIGTAGSEQIAEVIYNELDQLRQETGIELAFQCCEHLNRALVIEEEMACRLQLEIVKAVPVRKAGGSMAAYAYQQMEQPVLVESIAAHAGIDIGDTLIGMHLKRVAVPVRISRHQLGQAHVTFAKTRPKLIGGERAVYTTP
- the prmC gene encoding peptide chain release factor N(5)-glutamine methyltransferase, which gives rise to MKNNYQRTIFEALKWASSLLTEAGRDQNASEILLMHILGLSRSELLARFHDPLPEEQDRLFSDFVKQHELGVPVQHLIGFEYFYGRPFEVNKHVLIPRPETEEVVLCALNMLNDVFPHDQQLSVVDVGTGSGAIAITLALENKLLTVTATDISLDALEVAKRNQQALGADVHFLHGDLLEPVIAQGIKVDLFISNPPYIAVEEMGNLSDVVTKHEPENALTDGRDGLWFYQRLTRDLHKVLNKQAVVVFEIGHTQAQDVQALLVQAFPSADVSIVQDINGKDRIVCAHIQMESPAK
- the spoIIR gene encoding stage II sporulation protein R → MLKNKMLICLYMFLLLCGAFAHLGQEETATASANQPVVIPDEAIRLRILANSNRSADQDVKRSIRDEVNANITEWVKDLTSIEQARRVIRSKLPEINRMAKEKLKEQNINQSVSVSFQKASFPTKLYGNFVYPAGEYEAILITLGEGDGANWWCVLFPPLCFLDFSNGEAVASPESDHEGQAVQTSESVNEAVKEDEGETGEVKFFLLEWVSSLFS
- a CDS encoding manganese efflux pump MntP family protein, with translation MYEIGELLTLSIMAFALGMDAFSVGLGMGMIQLRARQIIYIGLVIGVFHMFMPLFGMLTGQLLSGWLGFLATYIGGSLLLVLGLQMIIASISHQDEPFIVPVGAGLVLFATSVSLDSFSVGLSLGIYGSRVWMTILLFGFFSMMLTWIGLLLGKQVRSWVGSYSGTLGGIILITFGVKLLFPL
- a CDS encoding general stress acyl- n-acyltransferase, which encodes MYYQLRIATEEDAPAINAFLEKGQAKGGVTIADRTQFVVMEDADHQLAGCLGLERLNEQEGLLRSLVISDKLGQGHIVSLFQSVQTLGEKRGVDTFYVVANHASSKEFLALMGFSPLKKMPKSIWLSEHAKESLGIEQAVVLQKRAVSHKT
- the glyA gene encoding serine hydroxymethyltransferase, translating into MKHLPEQDAQVFKAIQLERKRQQDKIELIASENFVSEAVMEAQGSVLTNKYAEGYPGKRYYGGCEHVDVVEDIARERAKKIFGAEYVNVQPHSGAQANMAVYFTILEHGDTVLGMNLSHGGHLTHGSPVNFSGVQYNFVDYGVDKETQLIDYQDVLQKAREHKPKLIVAGASAYPRQIDFKKFREIADEVGAYFMVDMAHIAGLVAAGLHPNPVPYADFVTTTTHKTLRGPRGGMILCREEFGKKIDKSIFPGIQGGPLMHVISAKAVSFGEVLNEDFKLYAQNVIDNAKQLAETLLSEGIQLVSGGTDNHLVLIDLRSLGITGKIAENVLDEIGITVNKNAIPYDPEKPFVTSGVRVGTAAVTSRGFDKKAMKEVGSIIALALKHHEDEAKLEEAKKRVSDLTDRFPLYKGLDY